In Cicer arietinum cultivar CDC Frontier isolate Library 1 chromosome 1, Cicar.CDCFrontier_v2.0, whole genome shotgun sequence, one DNA window encodes the following:
- the LOC101497780 gene encoding large ribosomal subunit protein eL27-like: MVKFLKPNKAVIVLQGRYAGKKAVIVRTFDDGTREKPYGHCLVAGIKKYPSKVIKKDSAKKTAKKSRVKAFVKLVNYQHLMPTRYTLDVDLKDAVSVDVLQAKDKKVTALKETKKRFEERFKTGKNRWFFTKLRF, encoded by the coding sequence ATGGTGAAATTCTTGAAGCCTAACAAAGCTGTGATTGTCCTGCAAGGCCGATATGCGGGAAAAAAGGCCGTGATTGTTCGTACATTTGATGATGGCACTCGTGAGAAACCGTATGGACACTGTCTTGTTGCAGGGATTAAGAAGTACCCAAGCAAAGTAATCAAGAAGGACTCTGCAAAGAAGACAGCAAAGAAATCTAGGGTTAAAGCTTTCGTGAAGCTTGTCAATTATCAGCACTTGATGCCCACACGTTATACCCTTGATGTGGATCTGAAAGATGCTGTTTCTGTCGATGTTCTTCAAGCCAAGGACAAGAAGGTGACAGCCCTTAAGGAGACAAAGAAGCGCTTTGAGGAGAGGTTTAAGACTGGCAAGAACAGGTGGTTCTTTACCAAGCTTCGAttctga
- the LOC101497447 gene encoding protein IQ-domain 26-like, whose amino-acid sequence MGKATRWLKGLFGMKKEKEHSIKSGSLVPEKKQSVKDDHIDQNHHHITQTSDQPFDDDWYKSYVAEKQDEYNKHAIFVRSLSHGRGTLLCRSMEWWAAVKIQSFFRGYLARKAHRALKGLVKIQALVRGFLVRKRVAATLHSMQALMRAQAVIRLQRARNSIDNKENISQYEIRQRKHAQMFDETRNEQHKKWLNNSSSRFVQNQKIVLIDPHRSHSRFRCDGATMSDCGDNLHHFYEANASSLPYQIPSRISVHECQHSQDSEWCFHNNVNDRKLYTAHSTPRLSNSSQANTPVKNVSGDALFSPYSNFPNYMANTHASKARVRSLSAPKQRPEIKKRVPLDEIMAARNSISCVRRHC is encoded by the exons atggGCAAGGCTACTAGGTGGTTGAAAGGGTTGTTTGGAATGAAGAAAGAGAAGGAACACAGTATCAAATCAGGATCATTGGTTCCAGAGAAGAAACAATCAGTGAAGGATGATCACATTGATCAGAATCATCATCACATTACTCAAACCAGTGATCAACCCTTTGATGATGATTGGTACAAATCCTATGTTGCTGAAAAACAGGATGAGTACAACAAACATGCAATTTTTGTGAGGTCCTTAAGTCATGGCAGAGGCACATTGTTATGTAGAAGCATGGAGTGGTGGGCTGCTGTAAAGATTCAATCTTTTTTCAGAGGATATTTG GCAAGAAAGGCTCATAGAGCACTAAAAGGACTAGTTAAAATACAAGCTCTTGTTAGAGGCTTCCTAGTTAGAAAAAGGGTTGCTGCAACACTTCACAGTATGCAAGCTCTAATGAGAGCTCAAGCCGTTATCCGGTTGCAACGAGCCCGTAATTCCATTGACAACAAGGAGAACATATCTCAATATGAAATCCGTCAAAGAAAACATGCG CAAATGTTTGATGAAACTAGAAATGAACAACACAAAAAATGGCTTAACAATTCCTCTAGTAGATTTGTTCAGAACCAGAAAATTGTTCTGATTGATCCTCACAGGTCTCATTCAAGATTTCGATGCGATGGTGCTACAATGTCTGACTGTGGAGATAATCTGCATCACTTCTATGAAGCAAATGCATCCTCTCTTCCTTATCAAATTCCCAGTCGAATATCGGTTCATGAATGTCAACATTCTCAAGATTCTGAATGGTGTTTCCATAATAATGTTAATGACCGCAAACTCTATACTGCTCATAGCACTCCTCGGTTATCGAATTCTTCGCAAGCGAATACTCCAGTGAAGAATGTTTCCGGAGATGCATTGTTCTCGCCTTACTCCAATTTTCCTAACTACATGGCTAATACTCATGCATCTAAGGCAAGAGTAAGATCTCTTAGTGCACCAAAGCAAAGACCTGAGATTAAGAAAAGGGTTCCACTTGATGAAATAATGGCTGCAAGAAATAGCATAAGTTGTGTTAGAAGGCATTGCTAA